From a single Amyelois transitella isolate CPQ chromosome 18, ilAmyTran1.1, whole genome shotgun sequence genomic region:
- the LOC106129271 gene encoding DNA-directed RNA polymerases I and III subunit RPAC1 has product MPKLEEKPRVLLEEFRVKNAPDDYGMADEKWNFKKFAKKFRIEIVRLDNFEMEFDLIGIQPAFANAFRRLMLSEVPSMAIEKVMIKNNTSIIQDEVLAHRLGLIPLKADPKFFEYRPEDATEGTEFDTLEFTLKVRCSNNKSQPKDSYRSEDLYENHSVYSSQIKWQPMGNQASVHKEADVGPVHGDILISKMRPGHELDLQLLAVKGIGKDHAKFSPVATASYRLLPEITLTREVTGSEATLLQSCFSPGVIDIHSDGRAYVKDARYDMCSRNVYRYNEIKDAVTLSRIRDHFIFNVESVGAMPPNIIFVEAVKILRDKCKSLLEELNIL; this is encoded by the exons ATGCCTAAATTGGAAGAAAAACCTAGAGTATTATTGGAAGAATTCAGAGTAAAG AATGCACCAGATGACTATGGAATGGCAGATGAAAAGTGGAATTTCAAAAAGTTTGCTAAGAAGTTTCGTATAGAAATTGTACGATTAGACAACTTTGAAATGGAATTTGATTTGATTGGCATCCAACCTGCTTTTGCAAATGCTTTTCGTAGATTGATGCTGAGTGAAGTTCCCAGTATGGCTATAGAAAAAgttatgattaaaaataatacgtcTATTATTCAGGATGAAGTTTTAGCACACAGGCTTGGATTAATTCCCCTGAAAGCTGAtccaaaattttttgaatatcGTCCTGAAG atgCCACAGAAGGAACAGAATTTGATACATTAGAATTCACGTTAAAAGTCAGATGCTCCAATAATAAATCACAGCCTAAAGATTCATACAGATCAGAAGACTTGTATGAGAATCATAGTG TATACTCATCGCAGATCAAATGGCAACCAATGGGAAACCAAGCTTCAGTACACAAGGAAGCAGATGTAGGGCCTGTTCATGGAGATATTCTTATTTCAAAGATGAGGCCTGGACATGAGTTAGATCTCCAGTTGCTTGCAGTAAAGGGCATCGGAAAAGATCATGCAAAATTCTCACCAGTGG ccACCGCATCTTATCGCCTATTACCAGAAATCACCTTAACCCGTGAGGTTACTGGAAGTGAGGCAACTTTGCTCCAGTCTTGCTTTTCTCCTGGGGTAATTGACATTCATTCCGACGGACGGGCTTACGTGAAGGATGCTCGCTATGACATGTGTAGCAGAAATGTTTACAGGTATAATGAGATAAAAGATGCAGTCACTTTGAGCCGGATCAGGGATCACTTTATTT ttAATGTGGAGTCTGTAGGAGCCATGCCACCCAACATCATTTTTGTTGAAGCAGTCAAGATATTAAGAGATAAATGTAAATCTTTGCTTGAAGAATTAAATATTCTGTAA